The genomic region GAGAGGCACAAATATGTTTgacaaaaaaagatttttttacacAATAATTTATCCAATTTTTATCCGTCTAAATTTTAAACAATAACAAAGAGACAaactttctattattttttattatcttaaaTCATATTTACTAGTTAAGACATGACATCTAATACTGAAAGAACAaagagataaaaaatatatttaacacNNNNNNNNNNNNNNNNNNNNNNNNNNNNNNNNNNNNNNNNNNNNNNNNNNNNNNNNNNNNNNNNNNNNNNNNNNNNNNNNNNNNNNNNNNNNNNNNNNNNNNNNNNNNNNNNNNNNNNNNNNNNNNNNNNNNNNNNNNNNNNNNNNNNNNNNNNNNNNNNNNNNNNNNNNNNNNNNNNNNNNNNNNNNNNNNNNNNNNNNNNNNNNNNNNNNNNNNNNNNNNNNNNNNNNNNNNNNNNNNNNNNNNNNNNNNNNNNNNNNNNNNNNNNNNNNNNNNNNNNNNtaatatttgttttgaatttattaaataaaaaaaatttaaaacctttcaATAACGATAAACTTACCATATGATGTTAAAACACATGTTAACTaaagtagcgtttgttttgaggtacttaGACAGATATTGAGAGACTGAAactcaatatcatgtttgttagttcaaagactggtattaaaatttctgtttttgtttctaaaatttcagtatttcagtacttctAAAAAGTGGAGACACAGAGGACTAatagaaaagtctaggggccagcaactttgttaaattctggccagcatgtaaccagcaaagaaaagtgagtcattggatgaaatctcacaccaatctcacaccattaaaactatcattgatagctatttgatggctacaaatcacaaaagttgctggcccctaacaTTCCTCGGGGACTAAAACTTTTAtagatagagactgaaactttaataacattttatacctaaaataccttcatttcaattaattaattccaattttaccctttgtgcaaattaaattagagttttattcttgtttcaattttggtctcccattttgcaccaaacataatattaaattttttttcaatctctatctcttagtctctgtctctcagtatcAGTTTTTCCGTCTCTATCTCTACAGCAAACCCTACCTAAGtccttatttatattttattcttcTACTAAAGAAGATTTTTTTCTCATTATTTATACATTATTGTCTTATCTTAACTACTAAACACAAACTTATTTTCtcttaaattttatattaaattactTACCAATCTAATAAGATATTGAACATATTAACTAATATATAACATCCACATAACAAAAGTATTACTAAATTACTTGCACTTGAAATTTGAACACTACCTGTGACTGTGATTCTAGTTGGGACAATTCATTAGCAGGAGATGGAACCTGTGTGACAACTTTGAatccagaagaagaagaagaagcatcatTGATGTTATTATGATGATTCTTCAAGATGTTAAGTTCCTCTCTAAAGACAACAACAAGTGGAAGAAGGAGCAACAAGAGAACAAAGATGCCATCAACAATGTACTGAACCCTGTTGAAACTCAACCTGTTCTGTAACACAATCAATAGCATCAGAAAAGCAGCAACACCAAGTGATATATACAGAAGCTTGTAGAAAACTCTGAGCTCCTTCCGTTGCGGAACGATGTCGAGGATCCGAACCGTGGGTAAAAACAAGAAGCTTATAACAGCAGGAAGATATCCAATGAGCAAGATGAGAGCCTTAGAATCATCATCATAAAAAGCATGGTAGAGTTGAGTGAAGATTGCACCACTTAGTCCAACATAGCCTTTTAGAAGCCCAATAACACTTCCTCGGCTTCTTGGGAAGCTTTTCACACACGTTACCAATGCACCAGTGTTGGCAAATGATTGCGAATTAGCTCCTATGTGGTACAAATACAAATACGAATACGAATATTAAATACGGTACAATAATATCTTCATCACAAGTCAAGACACTTAAAAAcaagatataaaagagaaagacacagaatttaatatttttatattttgtttgataataaagtagaataaattataaattttatatattttttattttttttattcaaaaaatttgaaaaaaaatataataataaaaaatataattataaaaaattaacaaaaataataaaaaaaaataaaaaataagttattctTTGTTAGTATTTCTGTATCCTTCTTATCATGATGGacacaaaatatataaatttaatgtCTTTGGACACAATGTCCCTGTCCACGTCTCATTTGTCAAACACGACTTTGTGCTCCTGTCTTAGTGTCCCATCCCTATAAACAAACGCAACCTAATAGTTTAAATAACTTCTAAGGCTGCGTTTGAAAAAGGAGACAGAAACTAAATTAAGTTTTTGTATTATGTCTGGTATAAAATATACTATACTACGTTATATCTCAATATTATGTTTAAATTAAGATAAATATAGAGATTAAtggacaaatttaaaatttaaaaaattaaataaggatATTTTTAAGACAAAATGTTATCAAAATTCCAGTCTCATCTCCAAAAATTTAAGTTCTCTATATCCTTACCTTTTAAAgatactaaaattttaaattttgagactaaaattttaaattttgagacaaaatttttaattttaatttctaattaacaAATACAATATTAAGTCTCATCTCTTAAACAAACGCTCTACGTATTTATCAATTTGATTCTCAAAGGTTCAAACTTATCTCACGTGACGTAAAATGAATTACAGATGATAATATGTGGCAAAATGATTATGCTATGTTTTATAATCTAACTCATGAAATGATTAATTTGATTCACAACTGTATCTTTCAAAGATAAATTTAAAACGTTTGATTTTTTTTGGAGAATAAATTGATGCAAATGGAACATAAATAGGAAAGTATAGAATGGAAGGATTTGTGCACCAATGTAGAAGTATAGGCACATTTGCCAAACGTGGGGAATTGCAACGTGGCCAGTGACAGAGAGCCAAACCATGAAGTAACCAAAGAAGTTCATGGCTGCACCAATGGAGAGAATGACCCATGGAGGTGTGAGTTCATTGATAAGCCCTGAGAATATGCCAAGATTTGCACCAAGGTCCTTGAAGAAGCTAATCAAGTTGAGGGTAGATTGGTCATATCCCAATGAGGATTTGACTTCATTGGAGTATAAACCAAACATGTATGTTGCTCCTGAAACTGACATGATTAAGCATGAGGCAAAGATCATGAACCACCTCCCAGTTACAATTTGGTAGCTCAACTTCTTCATTTTTCTAATCTCTTCTTCTACCATTTTTTGCTTCTTAGGAAACTTAGGCTATTTTGGAACCATGCATATAATATATGTACACATGGGTNATCTCTTCTTCTACCATTTTTTGCTTCTTAGGAAACTTAGGCTATTTTGGAACCATGCATATAATATATGTACACATGGGTTGGCTATTGgctaatatatattatttctacaCACAACTATATGCTGTATTATTTGTCTTTATGGCCAGAcatatatttaaaagaaaaaaaagaacattATTGTTTTATGTATTATTACTATTCACATACAATGACATCTTaattattctttaatttttaaaccTATCATTGTCTCCCTATTATGCATATCTAATAGTCTTTTATTTAAGGTATTAGTGTTGCAAGTTGTGTATGTGTCAACATAACATTGATTTAACTAAGGTTTCAAATTCTATAAGAATGTGATGGTGGGTATTATTTCTTAATATTAATAATGGACTAACAAATATCAAATCcacctaattttttttaatataacaaTTATAAAGTTGAGTAAAGTtgtttttgtcctcaacgtttggggtaaatcctatttataTCCCTAatatttaaatcgtcctatttgtatccctaacatttgtaaaagtgattcaatgttatcctgccgttaattatacatcatgagcgctttagtttgagttttaaaaatctcttcttgaagttagaatacaaatgtataggatagaatcgatgatttactccgaaaaatagctcatcaaatgttgaaactaattcctacaacaattacataattcacttttctagggatataattgaatctaaacacaaatagtgggtataatattaaaatcgaacacatccaagtgagacctaattgaaaatgaatacatccaagtaagaataattgaaaaatataatctgatttgttattataattgatagtaggataacattgaatcacttttataaacattaaggatacaaataggacgatttaaacgttagggacacaaataggacttaccccaaacgctagggacaaaaacgatactttactctataaaGTTTTATCTTACTAagacaaattaattaattaattacttggattaatttttttttaagtgtACTCAAccatttttctttttagattctaGTAAAATTAAACTTTGAATGCTATACATATCTTGATATGATTGACAAAATAAATGGCTACTAGATAAGAAAAATATACACTATAGGATGCCATATTATAAGGTTTTGGAAAAGAAATTAAAGTAGGTTTCATGTGGGAACTTTATTCTCCACCAATTGATAAGCACTAGACAATGCTCCTTAACCAAACATCAAGGGAAGAACTTGGATTCAGTGGGAAACTTGGGAATAANATTCATTAATCGCATATACAGTTAGAAATGATTGCTTAATAACACTTAAGCATCAATGAATCTTGATTGAAATGGTCACATACTTGGGAAGAATCTGTTTGAAAGGTGGAAAGGGTCACATGCTAAAGAATATATATCAACTTTTTGAAGAATAATAATTTTACTTTTTGgataaaatcacttttatttgTTGTATGGAAcaaataatcaaataaaagatTCAACACCATTATTTCCAACACTTTATATTTAGATAATATAATTTAAAGAGTAAGCAAAATTcatccaatttaatttatttttaatatatattttatattaataactaattttaatgtacacttattttaaataaaaaatcattctACAAATTAAAGCAAAAGTAAGCATATAACTGaagatatatatattcttttcctCATAAAATAACAGCTATATATCTTCATGATGATCAGAAGAGTTCTTCAAATTAAATGGAAAAACAAAGCAAAAAtgttttacttttcttctttctttttgttttgttttgttttaatttctttaGCAAATCATCTACTTAGCAAAATCCTCATAATTAATAAGATTGAGCCAAAATGGAGATATTTAATCACTAACTACACTTCTTTATTTTCAATAATTATATATAGGCCAAATGATGTGTTAATCAAATGAGACAAAACATGTGACCAGCCATGTGATTGCATTGGTTGTAACTTGTAATTAGGTGTGTTTAAGTATatacaatatataaaatataaatctttGACTGGTTTTGTATCGgcaatttgataaaaaaaaaatttcaaattagaaCAAAGTGTCATACTTCAATTCACGAGACAAAAGCATCATCACTTTGGGATAAACTCAATTAATCAATGTACAACATAAATTAATGGTTCACTAACATCTCATCATGGCTTTTCACAGCCAACAATAATGGTGCTTGGATTACCCTTGAAGATATTTAATCACTAACTACACTTCTTTATTttcaataattatatatatgcCAAATGATGTGTTAATCAAATGAGACAAAACATGTGACCAGCCATGTGATTGCATTGGTTGTAACTTGTAACTAGGTGTGTTTaagtatataaattttttttttttatttttcacggtatcccccaacccgacaggtcaaGAACTAATCCGTCGCAGATCTGAGTTCTATTTAAGGGTTTGTCGTTgaccaatgagttgctgcatgcataaggcgggattcgaatccccgacacttgcttaagcggacgagtgagctgaccactcgaccaacccaagttagTTTGTTTAAGTATATATAATAAGGGAGTTTCAAGTGTACCGAAAATATTAGTGTTCTAGTTATTTTAactgttgatctgaattataaaaaatatatataatatatattaattaaaattaacggttaaaataactgaaacaccaatatttttagtacacttaaaatttttcctacacaatatataaaatataaatctttGACTGGTTTTGTATTGgcaatttgataaaaaaaatttcaaattagaaCAAAGTGTCATACTTCAATTCACGAGACAAAAGCATCATCACTTTGGGATAAACTCAATTAATCAATGTACAACATAAATTAATGGTTCACTAACATCTCATCATGGCTTTTCACAGCCAACAATAATGGTGCTTGGATTACCCACATTCATTGGTAATTATGGAAGATACTAGTATACTAAAGCTACCATTAACTAAGTGGGTTTGTTTTATTGATGTTATTACTATCTACAACATTAAAATGGATAATGATAACTATATACAAGAAATTAAAGTAGTTTATTAGTTTAAAGGTTATGCTGCTGTTAATCATAAAAAGTATTAAGGTTACttgtattaaaaatttttaatgttttcaATATATTCTTCATACAATCATTAAATACCCAACTAAaaattttaatcttttaatttttttccatttaatatatgttttaataaataatgttCTAAAGGTACTTGTTAACTCAATTCTGACTAGTATAAATTGTGGATAGGGTAAGTATGAGCACAAAATTTTATTCATGCATGCTATAATTTCAGTTAGTTAGTTATTAAGTTAAAATCACataaatgagagagagaaagagaaaagaaggcATATTGTATAGTATATAAAAAGTGATTATTAAATTATGAAATGTAAGCGATAATACGAATCAATTTGAATTGGTTTAATGATTAGTTTACTACTCTATTTAAATAtaaatgaaatttaaatttaTGATAGATTAATTTTTAGACGGTCAGATTGAGAAATACTGCAactgttttgaggtattgagacagagactgagagactgagactcagtatcatgtttattggttcagagactggtactaaaatttttatctctgttcctaaaattttagtatttcagtatTTGCAAAAAATAAGGACAcatgggactaaaatttttagagatggaaactgaaactttaataatattttatacctaaaatatcctcatttcaattaattaattccaattttactatttgtacaaattaaattagagtttcattcttgtttcaatttatgtctctcactttgtaccaaacagaatattaagatttatttcaatctctgtttcttagtctctgtctctcagtttcagtctttctgtctctgtctctccaccaaacgctaccataAGGTACTATATATTATCATGAAGTATTGACATGTGTTGGGAAGTTTTGCACAAGAttataaatttcaattttcatatcCACTGATAATTTTCTCAAAAATATAATGTTGAATGAAAGAATTATTATTAGCAAATGAAATTTCATTGACGCTTATAtgttagaatagaaatccttAATGATTTTCTGCAGAAGCTAAGCAATTTGGCAATGTGGTAATAGAAAGGGATGCTTTGGTGCTTTCTAGAGAAAGTGAAAAGGGCAGCTACCAAATTAGTAGAATAATGTTATAATAGCCACAATTTTAGCATAGGGCATGGACTTTGCATGGTGATAACCAATAAAAGTGAGTATCCTTTCAATATTTTGTTTCCGAAAGTGATGAAAgagttattatttaaataacCAATTATTAAGTATTTAAGCTAATTAATTTAGAGATAAGTTGAATctaggggtggcaagcggggaagTCCGCCTCGCTAGAAGTCCGTCCCGCACCGCCTAGTGAGGCAGTTTCATAATTTCAGTCCGCCCCACCTAACGgtataaaaaaatatcttctgttttttatttttaactattataatttctaaaagtataaacaaattataatttttatattcataaacattaaagtctttgtaattataaatattgttcacAAAGCAAAATagacataatccaaaacataattataaatattgtctctaaaacaaaataaacataatccaaaacactcaattttcatcttcattctcttgtaagttgggttgggagaAGTTGAGTTTTGGCAAAAAAAATTGTAACAATACCCcttacaaaaaaaaatactaagctCGGCGGGGAAGCCCGTCCCGTCCCACCAAAACctgcggtttaagcggtgcgggttaggcgggcttttactatttggcggtcccaatttttcaACACAATTCACCTTTTTTTGGCAGGTTACGTGAACCGGCCCGGCATGTTTAGatccgtttgccacccctagttgAATCATATAAAAAGTCAAGTAACTTAATACAAATTAAGCGATGTATAGCACTCATTTTATTATATGACAGAAATATTGAAGATTATTTGTCATGATTACATCATATCTTATTGCCATAAGATCATTGATCCGTTCTTATCACTTATGTGGGCAACATATCCAAAGATCCTATTCAAATTAAAGTAACCCATTGGAACAAATTTTCCACAGTAGCTTCTCAAACATGGCCTATAGAATATTCGCACTTGGAGACATAGGACCATTAATTAAGGATGTAATAATTGCTGTATGCAAAGAAGGATTCAAATTGAACGATTACACTACTATATATAATAGCCTAATTAGATGCCTTTCCACTAATTAATCAACTTTAATATGGAATTAatcaaaagaagagagagaataaGATAAAGTTCCAATTTGCCTTATTTGAATAATTGATAAAGAAGATAAATAACTATTATACACAAGATAGTAacatacattatta from Arachis ipaensis cultivar K30076 chromosome B02, Araip1.1, whole genome shotgun sequence harbors:
- the LOC107626460 gene encoding uncharacterized protein LOC107626460 — encoded protein: MVEEEIRKMKKLSYQIVTGRWFMIFASCLIMSVSGATYMFGLYSNEVKSSLGYDQSTLNLISFFKDLGANLGIFSGLINELTPPWVILSIGAAMNFFGYFMVWLSVTGHVAIPHVWQMCLYFYIGANSQSFANTGALVTCVKSFPRSRGSVIGLLKGYVGLSGAIFTQLYHAFYDDDSKALILLIGYLPAVISFLFLPTVRILDIVPQRKELRVFYKLLYISLGVAAFLMLLIVLQNRLSFNRVQYIVDGIFVLLLLLLPLVVVFREELNILKNHHNNINDASSSSSGFKVVTQVPSPANELSQLESQSQVVAISHGETSCLSNIFKPPSRGEDYTILQALFSIDMLILFIATTFGVGGTLTALDNLGQIGKSLGYPKKSLTTFVSLVSIWNYLGRASSGFASEVFLKKYKFPRPLMLSLVMLLSCVGHLLIALGIPNSLYFASVIIGFCFGAIWPLMFAIISEIFGLKYYSTLYNFGAVASPVGSFILNVKVTGSLYDKEALKQLEMKGLERKVGQDLTCLGVQCYRLPFFIITASTLVACLVSFILVLRTRE